The sequence ATTGTTTCAAAGACACTAAAGAGGAAAAAGCTCAAATCTTCACAGTTTAAAGTCTTGAACCAAATATTGTTTTGCTTGAATAAACTGAAACTATTGATCATCAGAAGTGTTGCACATTCGTTTCCTCTGGATTAATCCTTTGATCCGTGACATTAGATTTATTGGATTGTGATTAATCGGTTTGGCTTGAAACTTCAAACATGAATATTTGtagattttctttgtttcctttcacaaagacagaaataatcatgtTTACCATCGTTTCCAGATCAAAACTTTGCATCTTCAAATTGCTCTGTGGCTTTTTTATGTCCAATGAATGTGTAGAAACCACAAAGACATTAAATGTAGAACAATACAAACTGAGAAAATCTAAAAGTTTCTGTCAGTTTTTGCTAAGAAAATCTACTTTAAAGTCAAATTGATAATGAAAGTTTATTTCCTACGTATAAACGAATCCTTTGAGCTCCACATTGAAATATTTACAAGTCAAAGTAAAGTTTGAGGAGTAACCAGAAGAGAACAGACGTAGAACAAAGTCCTGTCGGCTCTCAGTAGTTTTCCAGACACGCAGCAGCTTCACCCACATGTAAATATCTTCACGCTGGACGTGGAGCTGCAGCCGCGTCACGTGCGTCAccttctgtttccctcagagctGCTTCCAAAAAGCCGTTTATTCACTCGTCCTGTCGAGGAGCCAGAGAATGTCTGTTCAGACACGTCCGCGAACATGAAACTTGTTTTTAACtgtgagagacggagggagctTCACATTCAGGAGTTCAGAGCTTATGAGATCTGTGAGGAGCAGCTCGGCCTGCGAAGCCTCAGAGGATCGAGCAGACTCCCAGTGACCAGTTGGTGCTGCGTCGGAAACCAAGACGGGAGAACGCTCTTTTGGGGGGGTAGGatggggggtgagggagggtggCGGCTggacggtgggggggggggatgtaatCCCGGCCTCATTTCGGGGTCCAGTCCCAGCACCTGCTCCTGACTCAGCTGTGAATCACGGACGGTTGATGAATCTGTCAGTCACACCCATCCTattaattcacacacacagagacacacacacacacacacacacacacaccaggggaCTCCCTGTAGCCTGAGGCCGGccacgctgctgctgccgtaGACCTGGTCTCGTGTGTCTGGACACTCGTCTCTGAAATGATGATCGATCTTTGGTCATTTGCAGTTtttggagacacacaaacacacacacacacacacacacacacatatgaagcTAAACCCACactattacatttttgttttaaaacccaAAACTGTCCACATCAGTGTTTTGGCTCAGTTTTAATCCTCGGCCACACCAACACGACAATAACACGTGAGCCACTCACATactctgtgcacgtgtgtgtctaCAACAGCTCGTCTCCAACACACGTTAACAGTTGTGTGACTGTACAACTCAGGaattaactgcacaacagctgttggcAAAGACAACAGGCTCAGTAACGCGTGTGAATGATTCTCCGTGTCGCTCTCTACTGGTGGCTCCGAGGCCGACGGCGTTTTTTTTTGGCTTCTTCCAGTCGAGGGTCACGtgacaggagcctgacgaatcagtggAGACTATGTCATGACCTTTTTAAAAGACCCAAATCATCAAGAGGTTGTGAGTCATAGTTTCCAAACGTCTCTGTTTTCTCTGAAGCTCCTGAGCAGTGTGGACGTCTCTGTAGTCGATGAGTCGTGTGTCTGAAGCCTGAAACTGTGACTTCAGTGTTACACGTGTGTGAAGCTGTTTCCTGGTGCACAGCCTCTCTTCACCCAACTGGTATCGAGCAGCTGTTATggattaaatctgttttaatttgacTGCACTGATCCgagttcagcagcagcagcagcagtcacgTTCTGCACAGAAACACTTAGCGACACGGTTTGTAAAgaattgatttttttatgaCCACTAAGCTTCTGTTGCTGCGTCTCTGACCTTCTCCTCATCTTCTGTGAGCGGCTTCCAGCTCGAGGTCGAGATCCGATTCTCCTTCCTGGTTAAAAACACGGAGAtggagctttttgttttttttattgccgTAAAGCAGCCTGATCAATATCATTAGTTTCTgactataataaataaaaacttcacGAGGTTTGACCAAAAGAAAGATTAAAATAATGCATACAATTAAATTCAAGCTCTTCTTCTGCTTGACAAGATGACTTACTGGTTAAATATTATTGCGATGTTTCGGGAAGTGATTTTTATGAATGCGttaaatttggtgcagtttcaaataaatataataaactgACTCATGTCCATCCTCATCATCTTTTGCTCTTATGGATGATAGTGATATTTGTTATATCTGCAGCCTTCCTCAGCTTCACATACCAGCAGTGTCATGTTCTTAATGGTGTGAATCTCTTCTGGAGAACTGTCATCCATATGAacgcttcctcttcttcttctcacgaAAGACAAATGCCGGGAATTGATCTCCGAAGTGCTCCGAGTCGGACTCCGGCTGCCCCTCTGTACGCCCACTGCGATAATCTGTCCGAGCCTGATGGATTTTTGATTTGGCCTCAGCTTTCTGAAGAAGCAGCCTCGCCCCGgccttttgttttattcattagttCACTCAGGACTTTTCCACAGGATGCTAATAGCCTCGGTCAGGCTTCTTATCTCCTGTTCGGGGCTGATTCATAATGCCGTCAATTATTATACCAGAGTGGCAGTGATGGTTCTCGGTATCTCCGCTCAGTgggaagcagagagagacacttgAGTATCCAGTGTTTTCGGTGGTAATTCTGCCTGTTTGACAGAGAAACTGGAAACTTCCTCTGTGGCTTCATACTAAGCCTGAGACTTGAAAAGTGCCAGCGAGACAGAGGTGGTAAAAAACGGCCGAGTATTGAAGAGCAGAGGCGAGTGGCAATATCCCCTCCACCAGGGGAAATAAGGCCTTCAGCCCCAGTGGGTCCCAGTAGAAGAGGAAGGATGTGGGGCAAATACACACAGCACAGTTGAATGGTCagggcttttatttatttatgggaggaagaggaacaacaATGCTGTTCCCGATGAGGAAATACAGCTCCCTTGTGTTTGGACTCCGCGTCGTGGACCTGGCAGCTGCTGACATCATGTGAACAGAGCCAGACCTCAGCGGACGGGGGGGCCGAGCGGCAGCGAGCAGGAGCCACACCAGTGTGATGCTGCTCTCCCTGTGCAGCACTGGGATCTGGAGGGGGAACGGATTGGGATGAATCGCTCTGAAGTAGTTTGGTTCTGCTTGTAGGCGTCCGGCAGCGACTCTGATACTTCGGTAAGAGACTTGTTAACTTTTATCCTGATGTGAGTGTTTTCCTTCTGGATGATTCGTTCGCCCACAGGAGAGTCGGTGagcctcctccttctctggGGGTTTGATTACAGACAAGATTATTAGTTGATTAATGGAAAAAGTGGTTTTACTGTAACGTTTATCTGATGATTTGAGTAGAAATGATAAACACACTCCGGTTTCAGCTTCTCTAAAGTGAGGGTTTGATGCCAGGTCACTGGGAAACTGCAGCTAAGGATTATTTtcatgaatcagaatcagaatcaaaaagtatttattgccaagtaggtttacacctaccaggaatttgctctggttattggtgcatacaatgaacataaaagcACAATAgattagggatgtcccgatccgatattgatatcggaaatcagtccgatatcagccaaaaaagtgaatatcggattttatcggactgaatctaaaaactccgatataagcgctccgatataagctgtccatttaccgctacaggacttctataataggtgactctggtttgatcacactcaaacacagtaggtggtaatgccccttaattaacgttggtgccggccgcggaagaagagcgtctctgatccagcatgcacagcccacgtgatcacaacaacgacaacgtgtgtgcctgcagcaaggtgtagtgatgtcggctgtgtggaagtatttcgctcaattggatagacctacaaccaatcagagcaacgtagtatgtgacgtatgctaagcaacgcattgtgagttatttactaacccgggttcacaccggacgcttcagcgcagcgccaagccttaaataacagctggctcccatccactcccatgttaaaactttgtgccggtcacaccggaggctgaagcaccgcgaggcagccttggtgcagcgcggtgcttcagcctccggtgtgaccggcacaaagccgtgcagcgatctactggatcaacgggtgatattattagcgctgcccggcggttcagcgtcgcttcagtgtccggtgtgaacagccaagcgccggggcgatagggattagcgcggtgctctggcgtcgcctccacgttctgtgttcctctttcaaaatgaatgcgctgtcgatgtcttctaaaacagactcaatggcagcatctacacatctcagctcgccagcggcaggcatgtttgttgaaaacgaattcaacccgagggcactttggtgacgtggttgattacgtcaccgttgatcatctgtcaatcatcgtataaagcccgccctgacaatctgattggcccagtccggccataattttttcccaatggagcgaccccagaccgaactgcccgaccaaatctgttgtgggcggggctaaattcgtctggcatccaggctatgacaaactaccacgggacagcaaaaaggcaatggccataacagaaaagatagcccagtttattgtgcttgatgaccagcccctgtcggtggtgagtaatgtcgggtttaaacgcttaatggagcacctcgaacctcgctacattattcctacagtttttgttgtttttgtccctgcccacagttgtttccaacatatgctgacagtagaaaaataactgaagtgaacttgaattgtttgcactttaaaatttaatttattctattcaattgtataatgatgttggtaaccagtggttattttgcactttaaatataacattttgttttcattggatttgttgaggtaatactcttatgttgaaggttaaaatttatgtaaccaattggttaataatacatgggtcagtttttcctatacctactgttgctgactattgttttctgttatatcactacaacatcagtaacagtaacatcactttatcaagccttttctaacattccacacaacaaaataaggaataaatatatgtatgatttgtgcctatatcgtatcgtattgatatcggtatcggccaatactcaaggctacaatatcggtatcgtatcggaagtgaaaaagttgtatcgggacatccctacaatagatacaacacacataagaaaagctataaaaaaaaaatatatttatatatatttactcactatttacttcttatttactcactttttctaatatttatacaaagtaacatttatttagaacatatctaaataaaaatatgtaaaagatgtcaaaagtgaaatgcaaaatgcaaaacagtgaatagtgtcaaattgcaatatgGAATGTAAtgaagtataatataatataatgtgttaatttaacacatcctcgaggtgtgggggcggaccCAAGGAATAATCAACTGATTATTTCCTTGGGTCATTTGATCATTTGTCCATAATGTCAGAGTTATGAAGTTTACTTTAAACAGAAGCATAACATCTTTTTTTATCCATTGTGTTGTAAATTTgcttcaaaaacaacaaaaagcacTTGATCATCATAAATTTGCAAATTAATAATCAGTTTATGAgcaaatcacagttttttttttttattcagggtTTCTTAACAATACAGGAACGACAGATGAATCCTTATAGAAAATGACTGTTTCCCGGGTCCGTCTCATGTTCGCTCTCGTTCAGCTCAGAGTCGTAAAGACGGTTCATCGATCATCAAGGTGGAAAAGGCCAAATGGAAACATGGCCACGTTGCCACGCGCAGCAGGTGAAGCTCAGTCACGTGGAGCCTCTTCACCTCCCCAGTGAAACCAGTCGACAGGCTGGAAACTGGTCCTGAAGACGGCGCTAATGGAATCATatcggggggcggggggggggggggagccgctCTTTGTGAGTCAATGCAGATAATGTGAGTTTATTATGCACAAATCAGGCTTAAAAGGCTCCAGTGGGATGATGGTGGGTGTGTCTCTCTAATGGTTCCAGTGTGAGTGACTCTGCTGACTCATGTTCACTCCTTCACCTCTGAAGACCTGaacctctcctgctcctcatgtGTCTCGTGTTGGAACCTGCAGCCTCGTGGAACCCTTTGTTCAGCCTCTCCTCTCGCTCACGATCACGTTAGGGGCCTTTTTGTGTAGATGAGATAATGCAGCTCCTTCACGAAGGGGATGTTTTCCTGAGgtgactgcagagagagagagagagggagggagggagagagagggaggttggACAGGATCCAGGGTGCAGAGGGGGGGGTGAGGCCGAGTTCAGCTGCGGCGGTTTCCCTCAGACGATTGAGCTGTTGTTGTCCGGAGTGAAAATACAACACCTGTGACGTTTGTCAGCTGCTCGTGTTTCCAGTTGCTGCTGTGTCGAGTTTCCCTCTGTAACACAAAGACTTCCTTTTATCTAAGTAGGACACGCTCTTTGAGACTGTCACTGTTTCTGGAGGGTGGAGAGAAGAAGCCCAACGAGGCTGATACCGATATAAGGAGTTAAACATTCTTCTGATATCGGATATAAAGAGctgtaattaaaaagaaaacacaaattctaCTATAGTACATAGAACTATGATCaagattttatagtttttttcccctgcaAATATTAATACAGACTACACATCTCGTCTCATCTCTTAGTTTTTCTTAATTTAGACATATTTACTATTTACCAAGAAACTtgtatgacaataataataataacttgatTTATATGGCACCTTAGAacaaataatagaaaataagaaaacataatCAAAGCCAAGAAGCAAGTTGATATAATCTCATTAGAATTTCTAAAGGCAACagataaaataatcatttagaagtAATGGCAGAAGAAAAAGTtaacagaaaaacaagattCTATCAGTTGTATAAATCTGCGTTAAACTTGACAAATtctaatataaaatgtatttttaatgatttaaatcatttatcatttaaagtattcagttttatttatttccctatAAAGACTTATCATAACTATAATCTAATTATTGAGTGTTGCTCTTGATGGTGAGTGACTtttctattcttcttcttcttaatgaGCTGATTCGAGTTCATGCACAAAGTCGTCTGTTTCTCATCTGCTGGTGTCACGTGACCTCACGTGTTTATTTGCATCAGAACAATCGCAGCAGGTGAAGAACAGAATCCGACGCTGCCTCAGTCGACCGGCGCCATGAAAACAACTCCATCATCTCAGCGAGCGCCGCGGTTATCGAGATAATGTGATTTTTAAAATGCGGCGTCGTTAAACTGCTTCTACCACAGCTGAGGCCGGCCGCCGGGCAGAGAGGAGTGTCAACACGTGCTGAAGAGCAGCGGGCGgaacaacatcatcatcatcatcatcatcattgtggTCCCTCCATGGAAACCTGTTAATGATCTCATGGTGGGACTGGATCCACATGCGCAGGCAAGCCGactaattaaacaaacaaatggcaATTTGATGGAGCTCTCATAAGCGGCATAACAACTGGGCCAGTGGAGTAGAAAAAGGCAAACATAACacggcacacacgcacagacacacacacacacacacacatacatgacaaacacacacacacccacactgttGTTGTAATACGGGCGCTGCTGGTTGTGTTTAGATCCTTTAGTGAAATCACAGTCGCAGGTTTGATGATTCTTACATCATGattggtttgttttcatttaacagGAGCTGCAATTTAAAGGCAGAGTTTCTACCACTGACATGCACACAGTCggccaatcacgagtcagatgtcaatcatgatgtttcggGATAAATTAACTAATTAAGCCCAAAACTCTTTGGAAGATTTAACATTTGAAGAAACATCAGTTTGATTAATAATCGACCTGtaatgacagaaacaatctttgatgaacatttatttgacgtttactttttagtttcgtcccgtccactaacatggagcaggcagtgtttatgacctatgctgcagcctgccaccagggggcgatcgaggttctttggctccacttttgggagctgttatgacatccatctttatttacagtctgtgttttccaccgttacagtaaatatgaagttaacaccagcagcagcacaaagacGAGAAACCTTCACGATCCGATGAGAATAAGTTTGTGATTGTTCAACATCTTGATTTATCTGGAGCACAGATACAGACTTGAATCTAAATGTAAAGGAAATGATCAGAGTCACGTGTTCTCCTCCGACGCCTCACTAATCAGTGAACGTCTCAGTTGTTTGAACTGGAGCATGTGGAAAAAGGTAGAAAGTGTAATTATGAACCTGTGAGAGACGCTCAGTAGTGACTCCACGGGCCCGGTGGCATGGAGGTCAGAGGAGCTCACCACCGGCTGCTCTATCGGAGACTCAGAGCGGCTCTGGTGTCGGGTGCGAGCGCTCGGCGGGGAAATGGCAGCCACACAGAACACAGTGACATTTCCTGAGGTACCGCTCTCTTACCCACGGGGACTCGAACACTGCCCCTGACTGTGAGTTTCAAAATCCCCAACCGTGACCTCTCGGGGAGCGACCCGGGCTGCTTccttttgagagagagagagagagagagagagagcccttTGAATAACAGAATGTGAGTGAAAGCGTTTGGGAACAAACTGGCCCCGGGTCAGCGTGTCTGTAGCTGCCAGCTTCTTTTTGTTCCTCTCCCATTCTTTTGGTCGTTTCCCTTCGGGGGTCCAACCACCTCTGTGTCTCTTAAGGATTCATAGAGTCGCTGCTCGGCTTCTGTCACGGTCCTGGTGTTACATGCTGCAGGTTTGTAGCTGcccatagatagatagatggagagatggatggagagatagatatatagacagatagatagatggatagatagaaagatggataCTTAATTAATCCCAAAAGGGAAATAACAGTGTTTCAAGCAGCAATTAAAACACAACCCACAACCTGGGGTAGGTTTGTCCTGGAGCTGCGTGCAGACTAAACTCTTACTGCCAGAtagataaacaaataaagtaaaaatgacTCAGAATTTGTGCCAGGTCCTATTCCCACACTGTcaggtgaataaataaataaataataaaatagatcTGTCACTGTGCCATGAAAAGTGTGGTGTGCAAATGTGAAGATAAAAAAGTTCTTTGCAGCTCAAAGAGAAGaacctcctctctctgcaaGTGCGATTGTGTCGAGTACAAAAGTCTGGATAAGACTCCAACTGAAAACAGGCTGCCACCAgcttaacacccccccccccccctccacacacacacacacacatacacacagggagCAGTGAGGCCTCTGCTGTCTGTGCCGCCCGGTCGGGGTGCGGGGGGGTCTCCAGGGACTGAAGATGTAGGAGCAGCTGTTTTGACATTTGCAGTCTTTCTTTGCAGTTtctatcttttctttctttctcctcgtGTTTTCTGGAGCAGTCTCACTTttggtcctctcctctccggGGAGTTCCCAGCTGTGCAGTCAGTGGTTGGCAGGATCCATGACCTAGTTAAATATGGACTGAGAACAGGAAACGGCGGAGGAGTGAAAGGCAAATGGGAGCTTGACTCTTCTGTGGCCCCGCCCGTGTCTTTGTTCTTCAGACGGTTTAAACCTCTttgcctctgcctcctcttctgtGTGGAACCCGTGCTGTGTCAGGACCTGCAGGACGTAGAACAGACCAGTGGAGAAGTGGAGGAGGTTTGATGGTTTGATGCAGGGTTGTGTTGTTAATTTGCGTGCAGAAATAGAAGTGAAACACCTGAGCTCGGTGATCATTCTCTGTGTGTAGCCAGTGTTCTTGTGTGGAAGTAGAAAAGCCCAGGACACAGTAATGCTTCCTCCCACGGGCTCCACAGACAGCAGGGTGATTTATGTGCTTCTTGCAACACCTCCGCAGCTCCTCTCACTGTCCccgcctctctcctccaccccccccctgcaggtgtAATGCGAGCGCTGGtcatggacagatgatggacgtGGAGACGTCGTACTCGGACTTCATCAACTGTGATCGCACAGGCCGCAGGAACGCAGTGCCCGACATCGAAGGGCAGGAGAAATCCACGGCCAGCACCAGTGACCTGAGCAAAGACCTGGCGGGGATGGACCTGAAGGCTGCAGGTCAGTAAACAGCTGGACATCAGAAGGTAGACGTTCAGACTGTAGGGTTGGATATGTCTTTAttattctgcttgtgtgtgtgtgggagcaaTTTAACATCATCCATAGGTTAAATATGCATTTGTCCAGGTATCTCTGCATCCTGTAGAACTATGGGCACAACCTGaagcaaaggtcaaaggtcactgtggcctCGTATGAGTCAGGTTATTCTAGTTTAGCACATTGTTCGCTGAATTCTCTCAGTCAATTATCCTTTAATTGTCCAATTGTTCCAGAGGGAAGAACGTGAATACGGCCGAGTGGTTTGACGTCATTTCCTCCTAATTTACCCAGAGTTCACGGCAAACGAGGAACTATGACGCACGATGACATTGGATGATTGTCTGATTGTTAGTTTGATCTAATCTTCAGTCTCTGAGGAACTTGAAGGAACCAGATCTCCAGATCTCCAGACGCAGACTTGTGGTCTCAGGAGGAACATGTCTGAATATGACGCAAGTGTCCCACCAGCAGGTTGTGTGTCACATCCTTGTTCCTCCTGACTTCCCCCTCagtcaaagaaaagaaaagtctccCATGTCACGATAACCAGTTTGACCGCTTTAACTCAAACTTAACACGGCTCTGGTGGGAGGCCTCATATTTCGTAATAATCTCATATCATGCTGACACTGTGCTGCTACAGGAAGTTGTAGTTCCTTCCTCAGGATTctcattatttatttctctccggCGCCTGAGAGCAGATTGATTCCCCGCTGTTAACGCTGAAAGCTTTTCAGTCAGACACATGTTTATCGCAGCAGCAGAACGTGGTGAGGCCTCATCACTTCCCCAGATATGATCTTGAATAAACAGCCTCTTTGTGCCAGTGTGTATCGCTGCTCTCCGGAGATATCCTCTGATCTTCTCCAGAGAGTGACCGCAAATATGGAAGTGAGAGCCTCCGGATTCTCTGCTGACCTCCTCCGGTCACTCCCCTGGTTAAGAGTCTGCAGAAGATGCTTTGGTAAACGTGTCTGAGccgagaatctcctgctgtaggtgtaaaaatgtgtaaaaag comes from Pleuronectes platessa chromosome 6, fPlePla1.1, whole genome shotgun sequence and encodes:
- the pkig gene encoding cAMP-dependent protein kinase inhibitor gamma isoform X1; the protein is MFRCNASAGHGQMMDVETSYSDFINCDRTGRRNAVPDIEGQEKSTASTSDLSKDLAGMDLKAAEGDPGASPAPEAEGSTSQDAQGSGGPS
- the pkig gene encoding cAMP-dependent protein kinase inhibitor gamma isoform X2, producing the protein MFRCNASAGHGQMMDVETSYSDFINCDRTGRRNAVPDIEGQEKSTASTSDLSKDLAGMDLKAAGDPGASPAPEAEGSTSQDAQGSGGPS
- the pkig gene encoding cAMP-dependent protein kinase inhibitor gamma isoform X3, with the translated sequence MMDVETSYSDFINCDRTGRRNAVPDIEGQEKSTASTSDLSKDLAGMDLKAAEGDPGASPAPEAEGSTSQDAQGSGGPS